A window of the Streptomyces sp. NBC_01351 genome harbors these coding sequences:
- a CDS encoding helix-turn-helix domain-containing protein, whose translation MESREPASGRSIAQKLDHLISTIHPPGRGPLSYMEIAEGIRTKAGPDGPTVSHATIQKIRKGEIIDPKVSTLTVIAGFFGVPVTYFFDEAVAVRVDAKLARIKERVELTRAQRELVKVLEDSDVRDVALRMNGLSAGSIQAIRGVIDQARRLEGLPESPPGRAPDNTKP comes from the coding sequence GTGGAGAGCCGGGAACCGGCGAGCGGGCGCAGCATCGCGCAGAAGCTCGACCACCTGATCAGCACCATCCATCCCCCGGGCCGGGGCCCGCTCAGCTACATGGAGATCGCCGAGGGGATCCGCACGAAGGCGGGGCCCGACGGGCCGACGGTCTCGCACGCCACGATCCAGAAGATCCGCAAGGGCGAGATCATCGACCCGAAGGTCAGCACCCTCACCGTGATCGCGGGCTTCTTCGGCGTTCCGGTGACCTATTTCTTCGACGAGGCCGTAGCCGTGCGGGTCGACGCCAAGCTCGCCCGGATCAAGGAGCGGGTCGAGCTGACCCGTGCTCAGCGGGAGCTGGTGAAGGTCCTGGAGGACAGCGACGTACGGGACGTCGCGCTGCGCATGAACGGCCTGTCGGCCGGGAGCATCCAGGCGATCCGCGGCGTGATCGACCAGGCACGCAGGCTGGAGGGCTTGCCGGAGTCGCCGCCCGGCCGC